One genomic segment of Halalkalicoccus tibetensis includes these proteins:
- a CDS encoding DUF5804 family protein, whose product MTTVCIVGKPEVDVRFELLSRETARRALATHDLSEPWENTVAVETVSLGGAVSLLNDLNWYLVRFADAAFVREPSISEAEWLSRKLAGQVRDNDLRPEETDERLAIYGVEGGALVEPMYVTRRDGAVPEYDLRDVEETVVVRVAEGEFGG is encoded by the coding sequence GTGACGACCGTCTGCATCGTCGGCAAACCGGAGGTGGACGTTCGCTTCGAGCTTCTGAGCCGCGAGACCGCCCGGCGGGCGCTCGCGACCCACGACCTCTCCGAGCCGTGGGAGAACACCGTCGCCGTCGAGACCGTGAGCCTCGGCGGCGCCGTCTCGCTGCTGAACGACCTGAACTGGTATCTGGTGCGCTTCGCCGACGCCGCGTTCGTCAGGGAGCCCTCGATCAGCGAGGCCGAGTGGCTCTCGCGGAAGCTGGCCGGTCAGGTCCGGGATAACGACCTCCGGCCCGAGGAGACCGATGAGCGCCTCGCGATCTACGGCGTCGAGGGGGGTGCGCTGGTCGAGCCGATGTACGTCACCCGCCGGGACGGCGCGGTTCCCGAGTACGACCTGCGCGACGTCGAGGAGACGGTCGTCGTCCGGGTCGCCGAGGGCGAGTTCGGCGGGTAG
- a CDS encoding tRNA sulfurtransferase, which produces MTPPEADTVLVRYGDIGVKSTKVQRDMERTLEANLRAMLDIRNVTCELDWRWSRPRIRTDADAATAATDAACDTFGIVSASPAISTEPTMESIREALSETAAGSEVEGPFAVDARRAGERDDHPFTSKDIEREGGRAVWDALDDPEVDLEDPARTFHVECRPEEAFVFVEKRAGPGGLPLGSQRPLVALLSGGIDSPVAAWEVMKRGSPVIPLYFDFEAYGGVDHVARAIESARTLAGYAPNHARDLRIAPAGAAADRLVSDVGPTRMLSLRRFMLRVAERVAEETRAAGIVTGEAIGQKSSQTSANLAVTDCVTDLPVHRPLLAWDKQEIIARARELDTYEDATIEAGCNRIAPDYPETNASLEAVEGNEPDLGTLVAEAVAGIERVEP; this is translated from the coding sequence ATGACCCCGCCCGAAGCCGACACCGTCCTCGTTCGCTACGGCGATATCGGCGTCAAGAGCACGAAGGTCCAGCGGGACATGGAGCGGACCCTCGAAGCGAACCTCCGGGCGATGCTCGATATCCGGAACGTGACCTGCGAGCTCGACTGGCGGTGGTCCCGGCCACGGATCCGCACCGACGCCGACGCCGCGACGGCCGCCACCGACGCCGCCTGCGACACCTTCGGGATCGTCTCGGCCAGCCCCGCGATCTCGACCGAGCCGACGATGGAGTCCATCCGCGAGGCGCTCTCCGAAACCGCCGCCGGGAGCGAGGTCGAGGGGCCGTTCGCGGTGGACGCGCGCCGGGCCGGCGAGCGCGACGACCACCCCTTTACCAGCAAGGACATCGAGCGCGAGGGCGGGCGGGCGGTCTGGGACGCCCTCGACGATCCCGAGGTCGACCTCGAGGACCCCGCCCGAACGTTCCACGTCGAGTGTCGCCCCGAGGAGGCGTTCGTCTTCGTCGAGAAGCGCGCGGGGCCGGGCGGCCTCCCACTGGGAAGCCAGCGCCCGCTCGTCGCGCTGCTCTCGGGCGGGATCGACTCGCCCGTCGCGGCGTGGGAGGTCATGAAGCGCGGCAGCCCCGTGATCCCCCTCTACTTCGACTTCGAGGCCTACGGCGGGGTCGATCACGTCGCGCGAGCGATCGAATCGGCCCGCACCCTCGCCGGATACGCGCCGAACCACGCACGCGACCTGCGGATCGCGCCCGCGGGCGCGGCCGCGGACCGGCTCGTGAGCGATGTCGGCCCGACCAGGATGCTCTCCCTTCGGCGGTTCATGCTCCGGGTCGCCGAACGGGTCGCGGAGGAGACGCGGGCAGCAGGGATCGTCACCGGCGAGGCGATCGGCCAGAAGTCGAGCCAGACGAGCGCGAACCTCGCGGTGACCGACTGCGTCACCGACCTGCCGGTCCACCGCCCGCTGCTGGCGTGGGACAAGCAGGAGATCATCGCCCGCGCCCGCGAGCTCGACACCTACGAGGACGCGACCATCGAGGCGGGCTGCAACCGGATCGCGCCCGACTACCCCGAGACGAACGCCTCGCTGGAGGCGGTCGAGGGGAACGAGCCCGACCTCGGGACGCTGGTCGCGGAGGCGGTCGCGGGGATCGAGCGGGTTGAGCCGTAG
- a CDS encoding methionine adenosyltransferase, whose protein sequence is MTERNIRVEPIDRRAVEDQEVEIVERKGLGHPDSICDGVAESVSRALSREYIDRVGKVLHYNTDETQLVAGNAAPAFGGGEMVDPIYLLIVGRATKEYQGTKIPTGKIALEAARDYLAEHVPELEFGTDVIVDVKLGEGSGDLQEVFGEEGTTVPMANDTSFGVGHAPLTETERIVLEAERSLNGEYSDTNPEVGPDVKIMGKREGDRIDITVAAAMIDEYVADLDEYDEAVVGVRKHVADLAREYTDRDVSVHVNTADDYEQGSIYLTTTGTSAEQGDDGSVGRGNRANGLITPNRSMSMEATSGKNPVNHIGKIYNLLSTEIAHSVVDEVDGIRDLRVRLLSQIGRPIDRPHVADAHVVAEEGVELADIEDEVIAIVDRELADVSGITQRTIDGELSTF, encoded by the coding sequence ATGACCGAGCGGAACATCCGAGTCGAGCCGATCGATCGCCGAGCAGTCGAGGATCAGGAAGTCGAGATCGTCGAGCGAAAGGGGCTCGGCCACCCCGATTCGATCTGTGACGGCGTCGCCGAGAGCGTCTCGAGAGCGCTCTCGCGTGAGTACATCGACCGGGTCGGCAAGGTGCTGCACTACAACACCGACGAGACCCAGCTAGTGGCGGGCAACGCCGCGCCCGCCTTCGGCGGCGGCGAGATGGTCGACCCGATCTACCTGCTGATCGTCGGGCGCGCGACAAAGGAGTACCAGGGGACGAAGATCCCGACCGGGAAGATCGCCCTCGAGGCCGCCCGCGACTACCTCGCCGAGCACGTCCCCGAACTCGAGTTCGGCACCGACGTCATCGTCGACGTGAAGCTCGGCGAGGGCTCGGGCGACCTCCAGGAGGTCTTCGGCGAGGAGGGGACGACCGTCCCGATGGCCAACGACACCTCCTTCGGCGTGGGCCACGCCCCGCTGACCGAGACCGAGCGCATCGTGCTCGAGGCCGAGCGAAGCCTCAACGGCGAGTACAGCGACACCAACCCCGAGGTCGGCCCCGACGTGAAGATCATGGGTAAACGCGAGGGCGACCGGATCGACATCACCGTCGCGGCCGCGATGATCGACGAGTACGTCGCCGATCTCGACGAGTACGACGAGGCCGTCGTGGGCGTCCGCAAGCACGTCGCCGACCTCGCACGCGAGTACACCGATCGGGACGTCTCCGTCCACGTTAACACCGCCGACGACTACGAGCAGGGCTCGATCTACCTGACGACCACCGGCACCTCCGCCGAGCAGGGCGACGACGGCTCCGTGGGTCGGGGCAACCGCGCGAACGGCCTGATCACGCCCAACCGCTCGATGTCGATGGAGGCGACCAGCGGGAAGAACCCCGTCAACCACATCGGGAAGATCTACAACCTGCTGTCGACCGAGATCGCCCACTCGGTCGTCGACGAGGTCGACGGGATCCGCGACCTGCGGGTCCGGCTGCTCAGCCAGATCGGCCGGCCGATCGACCGACCTCACGTCGCCGACGCCCACGTCGTCGCCGAGGAGGGCGTCGAACTGGCCGACATCGAGGACGAAGTCATCGCGATCGTCGACCGCGAGCTCGCGGACGTCTCGGGGATCACCCAGCGGACGATCGACGGCGAGCTCTCGACGTTCTAG
- a CDS encoding universal stress protein yields MATALVVQTGDSIDNQLLEAAATYARGTDTDVVLCLAFDKKRIQNDLQRRARPDRTLDELQRVARENAESSAKAAFGEEVPYTIREEVGSLPAAVIELADELGSEHLFVSGKRRSPAGKAIFGDVAQSLILDFDGPVTVLTA; encoded by the coding sequence ATGGCAACCGCGCTAGTCGTTCAGACCGGCGACTCGATCGACAACCAGCTCCTCGAAGCCGCCGCGACGTACGCTCGGGGGACGGACACGGATGTCGTGCTCTGTCTCGCGTTCGACAAGAAACGGATACAGAACGACCTCCAGCGCCGGGCGCGGCCCGACCGGACCCTCGACGAGCTGCAGCGGGTCGCGCGGGAGAACGCGGAATCGAGCGCGAAGGCGGCTTTCGGCGAGGAGGTCCCGTATACGATCCGCGAGGAAGTCGGCTCCTTACCGGCCGCGGTAATCGAGCTCGCGGACGAACTCGGCAGTGAGCACCTCTTCGTCAGCGGCAAGCGCCGATCGCCAGCCGGGAAAGCGATCTTCGGCGATGTCGCACAGTCGCTCATCCTCGACTTCGACGGGCCCGTCACCGTCCTCACCGCCTGA
- a CDS encoding 2-hydroxycarboxylate transporter family protein: MSEVHASATGTSFDQMFSIIAPAIILGNVPGSFFAAIANRIGQMRPSLSGDGVVMPESSWQTDDSDEETGVALTEETIITGRMISMVMLLFGHLLALLIGQAAISVRGSVLV, translated from the coding sequence GTGAGCGAGGTCCATGCGAGTGCAACGGGGACCAGTTTCGACCAGATGTTCTCGATCATCGCTCCCGCGATCATCCTCGGGAACGTGCCGGGGAGCTTCTTCGCTGCGATCGCGAACCGAATCGGGCAGATGCGCCCCTCGCTGAGCGGCGACGGCGTCGTCATGCCCGAATCGAGCTGGCAGACCGACGATAGCGACGAGGAAACCGGCGTCGCGCTCACCGAAGAGACGATCATCACCGGCCGGATGATCTCGATGGTGATGCTGTTGTTTGGCCACCTACTCGCGCTTCTGATCGGCCAAGCTGCGATCTCCGTTCGGGGCTCGGTACTCGTCTGA
- the cyaB gene encoding class IV adenylate cyclase, which produces MYEVEMKVRADHSAVREALARRGADRIGTVTQRDTYYDAPTRDFAETDEALRVRREEREGEGRAKLTYKGPLVGETGKTREEHETELGDGDTMDSILDSLGFVPVETVEKERERFSLGEHTVTLDGVVGLGEFVEVETEVPEGEVDAAREGVARTVESLGLDPSEEIRTSYLGLLLEGTR; this is translated from the coding sequence ATGTACGAGGTCGAGATGAAGGTCCGGGCCGACCACAGCGCGGTGCGGGAGGCGCTCGCGAGACGGGGAGCCGACCGGATCGGGACCGTCACGCAGCGCGACACGTACTACGACGCCCCGACGCGCGACTTCGCGGAGACCGACGAGGCGCTGCGGGTCCGCCGCGAGGAGCGCGAGGGGGAGGGTCGGGCGAAGCTCACCTACAAGGGGCCGCTGGTCGGCGAGACCGGAAAGACCCGCGAGGAGCACGAGACGGAGCTAGGCGACGGGGACACCATGGACTCGATCCTCGATTCGCTGGGGTTCGTGCCGGTCGAAACCGTCGAGAAGGAGCGCGAGCGGTTCTCGCTGGGGGAACACACCGTAACCCTGGACGGGGTCGTCGGGCTGGGCGAGTTCGTCGAGGTCGAGACGGAGGTCCCCGAAGGCGAGGTCGACGCCGCGCGGGAGGGCGTCGCCCGGACGGTCGAGTCGCTCGGGCTCGACCCGAGCGAGGAGATCCGAACCTCCTATCTCGGACTCCTGCTCGAAGGGACGCGGTGA
- a CDS encoding TlpA family protein disulfide reductase, giving the protein MIQLSGGIALTSMAGCLGADEDPDEDEEENGDDANGENGDDDHDDGTKDDDKPKSGDDAPKVDVETPDGKTVTIEPKDKPTVVMFADIESEECKAYSETLVDLHGKYEDHAYMVTVNSNLDVSKEDVKAFHEEHGGDWEHAMGDLDALEKYGITASVTICVIDEDGKIAFRFEGDVDRETVEKVLEAYAEGEIDEEAVRETLEEYAEGEVDEKAIEDAIESYSDH; this is encoded by the coding sequence ATGATCCAGCTGTCCGGCGGTATAGCCCTCACAAGCATGGCCGGCTGCCTCGGCGCCGACGAGGACCCGGACGAGGACGAGGAGGAGAACGGCGACGACGCCAACGGCGAGAACGGTGACGACGACCACGACGACGGCACGAAGGACGACGACAAGCCCAAAAGCGGCGACGACGCCCCGAAGGTCGACGTCGAGACCCCGGACGGGAAGACGGTCACGATCGAGCCCAAGGACAAGCCGACCGTCGTGATGTTCGCCGACATCGAGAGCGAGGAGTGTAAGGCCTACTCCGAGACGCTGGTCGACCTCCACGGGAAGTACGAGGACCACGCGTACATGGTGACGGTCAACTCCAACCTCGACGTCTCGAAGGAGGACGTCAAGGCGTTCCACGAGGAACACGGCGGCGACTGGGAGCACGCGATGGGCGATCTGGACGCCCTCGAGAAGTACGGCATCACGGCCTCGGTGACGATCTGCGTCATCGACGAGGACGGCAAGATCGCCTTCCGGTTCGAGGGCGACGTCGACCGGGAGACGGTCGAGAAGGTCCTCGAGGCGTACGCCGAGGGCGAGATCGACGAGGAGGCGGTTCGCGAAACCCTCGAAGAGTACGCCGAGGGCGAGGTCGACGAGAAGGCGATCGAGGACGCCATCGAGTCGTACTCGGACCACTGA
- a CDS encoding FKBP-type peptidyl-prolyl cis-trans isomerase has protein sequence MSDEEEAAAADEPETEADADAEAEAQTDEDAEEADGLSDGDFVRLAYTARTVEGDQLVDTTDREIAEDEGVDVEEQNIEPRVIALGAGHLFETVEEDIEGKEAGDTGSVVVPAEEAFGEYNEEEVRTISAEKIPEDDRYPGAHVDIENQHGHVETVIGGRARVDFNHPLAGEDVEYEYEIEEEVEDRVDRAKGMLAMFVDADLEMWVETDEVEEETVVESEDDEDAEPETETETVEKETLYIEATPQLTMNQQWMFQKQQIAQDLMDRLDLDRVIIQETIEGGGGMMGGMGGMMGGMGGGGGVEEALEDADVDADEIVEELEGDLDIDAEE, from the coding sequence ATGAGTGACGAAGAAGAGGCAGCCGCAGCCGATGAACCTGAGACCGAAGCCGACGCCGACGCCGAGGCGGAGGCTCAGACCGACGAGGACGCCGAGGAGGCCGACGGGCTCTCCGATGGCGACTTCGTCCGCCTCGCGTACACCGCACGCACGGTCGAGGGCGACCAGCTCGTCGACACCACCGATCGAGAGATCGCCGAGGACGAGGGCGTCGACGTCGAGGAGCAGAACATCGAGCCGCGCGTGATCGCGCTCGGCGCGGGCCACCTCTTCGAGACGGTCGAGGAAGACATCGAGGGCAAGGAGGCCGGCGACACCGGCAGCGTCGTCGTCCCCGCCGAGGAGGCCTTCGGCGAGTACAACGAGGAGGAGGTCCGCACCATCAGCGCCGAGAAGATCCCCGAGGACGACCGCTATCCCGGCGCCCACGTCGACATCGAGAACCAGCACGGCCACGTCGAGACCGTCATCGGCGGCCGGGCCCGCGTCGACTTCAACCACCCGCTCGCGGGCGAGGACGTCGAGTACGAGTACGAGATCGAAGAGGAGGTCGAGGACCGCGTCGACCGCGCGAAGGGGATGCTCGCGATGTTCGTCGACGCCGACCTCGAGATGTGGGTCGAGACCGACGAGGTCGAGGAGGAGACCGTCGTCGAGAGCGAGGACGACGAGGATGCGGAGCCCGAGACCGAGACCGAGACCGTCGAGAAGGAGACGCTCTACATCGAGGCGACGCCACAGCTGACGATGAACCAGCAGTGGATGTTCCAGAAACAGCAGATCGCCCAGGACCTGATGGACCGCCTCGACCTCGATCGGGTCATCATTCAGGAGACCATCGAGGGCGGCGGCGGCATGATGGGCGGTATGGGCGGTATGATGGGCGGCATGGGCGGCGGTGGCGGCGTCGAGGAGGCGCTCGAGGACGCCGACGTCGACGCCGACGAGATCGTCGAGGAGCTCGAGGGCGACCTGGACATCGACGCCGAGGAGTAG
- a CDS encoding RAD55 family ATPase, whose product MGRRLPTGIDVLDRKLEGGLPAGSVVALTAAPASQSELLLYEFAAPRGTLYLTTERSAEAVRDAFDRTVVPTGTPEIEELMDETPLDRATALSETLAEGSTLILDPVDPLECQNSARYRRFLNGLRARLVDTGSIAVLHCLTGHAPPDGRDLTEHMADVVFELDTRVSGESVENRLAVPKFRGGRALPETIKLELTERVRIDTSRDIA is encoded by the coding sequence ATGGGTCGGCGCCTACCGACGGGGATCGACGTGCTCGATCGGAAGCTCGAGGGTGGGCTCCCCGCGGGAAGCGTCGTCGCGCTCACGGCCGCGCCGGCGAGTCAGTCGGAGTTGCTGTTGTACGAGTTCGCCGCCCCCCGCGGGACGCTGTATCTCACGACCGAACGCTCGGCGGAAGCGGTCCGGGACGCCTTCGACCGAACCGTCGTTCCGACCGGCACGCCCGAAATAGAGGAGCTCATGGACGAGACGCCGCTCGATCGGGCCACCGCATTGTCGGAGACGCTCGCCGAGGGCTCGACGCTGATCCTCGACCCGGTCGACCCCCTGGAGTGCCAGAACTCGGCCCGATACCGGCGGTTCCTCAACGGCCTGCGGGCGCGGCTGGTCGATACGGGGAGCATCGCGGTATTGCATTGTCTCACCGGGCACGCCCCGCCGGACGGGCGCGATCTCACGGAACACATGGCCGACGTGGTCTTCGAGCTCGACACCCGGGTGAGCGGCGAATCTGTCGAGAACAGGCTCGCAGTCCCGAAGTTCCGCGGCGGGCGCGCGCTCCCCGAGACCATCAAACTGGAGCTCACCGAGCGGGTGCGGATCGACACGAGCCGCGATATCGCCTGA
- a CDS encoding TIGR03557 family F420-dependent LLM class oxidoreductase yields the protein MVELGYTLSSEEHPPNTLVENAARAEELGFEFVSISDHFHPWVEAQGESPFVWSVLGGIAQATDEIDVGVGVTCPTVRIHPAILAQATATTADMLDGRFFFGVGTGENLNEHVLGDRWPEFEVRMEMLEEAVAVIRDLWEGENYSHHGEHYDVENAKIYTLPEELPPIVASAFGPKSARAAADIGDGLWCVGPQEEPIENYAEAGGDGPTYTQIDVCYAESEEEALDTVYEQWPNGEIAGELSQVLPTPAHFEQAAEMVTREDVAESATPLGPDPQPFIDSVQACIDAGYDHVYFHQIGDDQEGFFEFYEENLEGEF from the coding sequence ATGGTCGAACTGGGTTACACACTATCAAGCGAGGAGCATCCCCCGAACACGCTCGTCGAGAACGCCGCCCGCGCCGAGGAGCTCGGGTTCGAGTTCGTCTCGATCTCCGATCACTTCCACCCGTGGGTCGAGGCGCAGGGCGAGTCGCCGTTCGTCTGGTCGGTGCTGGGCGGGATCGCGCAGGCCACTGACGAGATCGACGTCGGCGTCGGCGTCACCTGTCCCACCGTCAGGATCCACCCGGCGATCCTCGCCCAGGCGACGGCGACGACCGCCGACATGCTCGACGGCCGGTTCTTCTTCGGCGTCGGCACCGGCGAGAACCTGAACGAGCACGTGCTGGGCGATCGCTGGCCCGAGTTCGAGGTGCGCATGGAGATGCTCGAGGAGGCGGTTGCGGTGATCCGTGACCTCTGGGAGGGCGAGAACTACAGCCACCACGGCGAGCACTACGACGTCGAGAACGCGAAGATCTACACCCTTCCCGAGGAACTCCCGCCGATCGTCGCCTCCGCCTTCGGCCCGAAGTCCGCCCGCGCGGCGGCGGACATCGGCGACGGGCTGTGGTGTGTCGGTCCGCAGGAAGAGCCCATCGAGAACTACGCCGAGGCCGGCGGCGACGGTCCGACGTACACCCAGATCGACGTCTGTTACGCCGAGAGCGAGGAGGAGGCGCTCGACACCGTCTACGAGCAGTGGCCCAACGGCGAGATCGCGGGTGAGCTGAGCCAGGTCCTGCCGACCCCGGCCCATTTCGAGCAGGCGGCGGAGATGGTCACACGCGAGGACGTCGCGGAGAGCGCCACGCCGCTCGGACCGGACCCGCAGCCGTTCATCGACAGCGTACAGGCGTGTATCGACGCGGGCTACGATCACGTCTACTTCCACCAGATCGGCGACGACCAGGAGGGCTTCTTCGAGTTCTACGAGGAGAACCTCGAGGGCGAGTTCTGA